In Paroedura picta isolate Pp20150507F chromosome 6, Ppicta_v3.0, whole genome shotgun sequence, one genomic interval encodes:
- the LOC143839968 gene encoding uncharacterized protein LOC143839968 isoform X2, translating into MSAVARMQLLIPRNSTFQIHVLEVYKLNIAKEYKSCLFLAAVLWVGIVCPQNASHPPFSLQYAEKMIKSQERTECGYPGITYKRCRRIGCCYDRKASDEPKCFHPPVNDVSRHCVMDRSARKECGHPGITAEECQERRCCFNSYVASTRWCFHPLPDTGPAQQCAMPPRERVQCGPSGITADGCLEKGCCYEHFQYAKKVPWCFEPLAKQGNFSV; encoded by the exons ATGTCTGCTGTTGCCAGAATGCAGCTACTGATTCCTAGGAACTCAACTTTTCAA atCCATGTCCTTGAAGTATATAAGCTGAATATAGCGAAGGAATACAAGTCATGCTTGTTCCTGGCAGCTGTGCTGTGGGTAGGCATTGTTTGCCCCCAAAATGCAAGTCATCCACCAT TTTCACTTCAGTATGCAGAGAAAATGATCAAATCACAAGAAAGAACGGAATGTGGATATCCTGGTATAACCTACAAGAGGTGCCGAAGAATTGGATGCTGTTATGATAGAAAGGCTTCTGATGAACCCAAGTGCTTCCACCCTCCGGTAAATGATG TGTCCCGGCATTGTGTTATGGACAGGAGTGCAAGAAAAGAATGTGGACACCCAGGCATCACTGCAGAGGAATGCCAAGAAAGAAGATGTTGTTTCAATTCATACGTTGCTAGTACTCGATGGTGCTTTCACCCTCTACCTGACACAG gGCCTGCTCAGCAGTGTGCCATGCCACCAAGAGAAAGGGTGCAATGTGGGCCTTCTGGCATCACTGCTGATGGATGTTTGGAGAAAGGATGCTGCTATGAACATTTCCAGTATGCCAAAAAGGTTCCCTGGTGCTTTGAACCTCTAGCAAAGCAAGGCAATTTTTCAGTATGA
- the LOC143839968 gene encoding uncharacterized protein LOC143839968 isoform X1, with amino-acid sequence MSAVARMQLLIPRNSTFQIHVLEVYKLNIAKEYKSCLFLAAVLWVGIVCPQNASHPPYACQCLKDVKDREDCGHEGITAEQCMGKGCCFDATEPGVPWCFHPSGERVSLQYAEKMIKSQERTECGYPGITYKRCRRIGCCYDRKASDEPKCFHPPVNDVSRHCVMDRSARKECGHPGITAEECQERRCCFNSYVASTRWCFHPLPDTGPAQQCAMPPRERVQCGPSGITADGCLEKGCCYEHFQYAKKVPWCFEPLAKQGNFSV; translated from the exons ATGTCTGCTGTTGCCAGAATGCAGCTACTGATTCCTAGGAACTCAACTTTTCAA atCCATGTCCTTGAAGTATATAAGCTGAATATAGCGAAGGAATACAAGTCATGCTTGTTCCTGGCAGCTGTGCTGTGGGTAGGCATTGTTTGCCCCCAAAATGCAAGTCATCCACCAT ATGCATGCCAGTGCCTTAAGGATGTCAAAGACAGAGAGGACTGTGGTCATGAGGGCATCACTGCAGAGCAATGCATGGGAAAAGGATGCTGCTTTGATGCAACAGAGCCTGGGGTGCCCTGGTGTTTTCATCCTTCTGGAGAGAGAG TTTCACTTCAGTATGCAGAGAAAATGATCAAATCACAAGAAAGAACGGAATGTGGATATCCTGGTATAACCTACAAGAGGTGCCGAAGAATTGGATGCTGTTATGATAGAAAGGCTTCTGATGAACCCAAGTGCTTCCACCCTCCGGTAAATGATG TGTCCCGGCATTGTGTTATGGACAGGAGTGCAAGAAAAGAATGTGGACACCCAGGCATCACTGCAGAGGAATGCCAAGAAAGAAGATGTTGTTTCAATTCATACGTTGCTAGTACTCGATGGTGCTTTCACCCTCTACCTGACACAG gGCCTGCTCAGCAGTGTGCCATGCCACCAAGAGAAAGGGTGCAATGTGGGCCTTCTGGCATCACTGCTGATGGATGTTTGGAGAAAGGATGCTGCTATGAACATTTCCAGTATGCCAAAAAGGTTCCCTGGTGCTTTGAACCTCTAGCAAAGCAAGGCAATTTTTCAGTATGA